The Pararge aegeria chromosome 21, ilParAegt1.1, whole genome shotgun sequence genomic sequence aggtccaaaattacctaccTTATTAGATAATAAAGGCTAAGGAAAAGGCTTTTTAATTAATCAAGAGATGAAAAAAGCGATTTTACTCCCACAACAATAGTTGCTgctgcaataataatatttcattttgtttcAACAGTTTTTCTTATAATAGTAAGGAACCTGAAGTGCGGATATCGATGAAATAAGTGAAAGATGATGCGTCATAAAATCTCTAGTTTTAGTATATTATCTATGTCACGAAACATCGAAAGAGATCATCGAACTTATTCAACGATGATTATTGAgcataactaatataatattgacAAATGACATTGACTTTTGAAGTTTTAGCTGTGAACATTTTTCTAATTcttgtttgttatatttttcatgTTTTGATTTAGCATTTTTGGGATATGCACGACATCTTTTAATAagcagtaaattaaaataaagtaacaataATCTACTGTAATGCTCCGAAACATCATATTGTGCAGCAATTTTTTTCTCCACATTCACAATGGATCAAAGTCGTGTATATATTCGACAAGCTCTTAATAAGTTGTTACCGTCATCTATTATTGGTGAAGTTACCTGCTTTGTGTTCTACGATCACCATCCAAGTGACCAACGCAGCTTGGACGTGACTGTATATACGAATAGTGGTGAAGTACTGGAGTATAACCAACGTGAACTTGTATCATCCTTACGTCTACAAACCGTTAGTGAAGTCacgaatttagaaattttacgTAATAACAAATGCGAGCTTTTTTATTTAGTGGCCGCAAAGGATGAGATCTTGATTTTATCAACGAAAGATAACCTTCGAATTCATAATAGAGTTACTAATGTTGGGTCATACACATTAGATGATGTAGAGTGTACGGGGCAAGCTTGTTTGAACATAATTCGGAGCGACGATGCTGTTCCGCTAGTATTTGATGATAATTTTACTAAACTGACTGAATCTGAAAGTGTATTCACAAAAATGCAATTGCCCCAAGAAGagaaagcaataaagaatatacAATCTGAAGAATCCCTGCCTATTGTCAAACAACTTATGACTAAGCTAACTGCAGCaaagtacacaacaaaacataatGAGACCAAGTATAACGACTATGTCAACATGAGGCAAGCTGCAGCTTTTTCCCTCTATCAAAAGGAAACATTTAAATCAAACGATGCTGTTTCTAAACTTGGTTTATATGAGGTAAGACAAtgattttttacataaatttattaattatgctgatctacatgaaataaaatcaagaaaataatatataaaactgtcaCTTTAGAGCTGAATTTTTAAATCACAAGTGTGATTTatgtttcattcattagtggttaagatatgttattgttcacaaacaaataaataaaaaaaaatatattgttagcAGTTGCTCTccctggctgatacctacgctacgccataaacatgttgtaACATCCCAACAAGATTCATcaatatagaattgctttaatagttctaatagttctatatataataactgaCTGTATTAAACCTGGAATTACTTAAACCATTAATTCAGTAAGATACTTTGAAGTCCATCATCATAAATCATCAGCAACCCTGTACCAGCCCACTACACAGGTATAGGTCTCCTTTGAAAATCAGAATGGTTTAGGCTGAAGTCAAACACATGCTAGTTTTCAGCAACTGCCTTAGATAATAGCAATTACTGGATTGAAGTAAAAGTGGacagtatttagttatttttgacATGATGCTAAAAAGTTTCTTTTACTTAtcatacaaggtaaagtggcaagCAGTTGAAGGCCTGGCTGTTgtagaatatcatggctcaaaaacttACAACAACAGTTTGGAAAAAGatcaaatcattatttagaacaCTAGTTTCCAAAGTAATGATTgcctaacctgttaaggagacAGCACCCTAAGAATAAGAAATTGTTTAATTGATTTGGCATTCAGGTGCCATTctgtgtagaaaccgattagagccatgagtttaatataactgccataccaccaGTAGGTGAGCTCACTTTTATctcagactgtatcatcactgaCCTGGTGAAATTACAGTCATCAgtataacttttagtggaaaaaATAACCCAATGGTAAAATGTGGCATCCAAATCTGCAGTCCATTCATGGATCATCACAGATTAAATTATCCGCTCAAATACCTCCAGTAAATATGAATAACATCATGCTTGattagttttatttctttttttcaggTTTCCAATATACTGCAAGTAACAGTAAAACCTCCTGTTGTAAAAATGTGCAATcaaaaagtagttattataataaacctaagaaataataacaatgtgtaagtaatttctttttttttctttttcctgttatctgtatataagtataaattcaaaacacttatttaattattttacaggcCTATAAAAGAAATATGTGTTCTTCTATTAAGTGAGTCAAAGCAAGCCATAGAATACAGTACAAAAGTCTTTGAGAACACTCTCAAATCACCACACTGGAAGGAATCAGATGCCCAAATAACTAGTTACAATGAAGCAACAGTAGTTGCTGTGGTAAATCTAGCAGAGCTTCAGTTTGATGAAATGAGTAGAATAGATTTTGAAATTGCAGTATCTTTTACTAAAAGTGGCAAAACTCATATGCTACCGATTGAGAGTGTTTCAATATCACCAATGGATGTTATGGGAGAGAACTTTGATGTATTGTTCTGCAGTGATGTCGGTAAGTTTTCTCCTAAATTGAAAGCAAtgttattacatttaatatagCAAAAAACTAAGACAAATATGTTTCCTGGGGAGTATGGTTTTGTTTTGTATCGGATGTGAGCATTCAGTGAGATTTAACCAGTTTGagaatgaaaataaacaaaataaaaaacattttttttaaaaaaagggcAAATATTGAAGAAGTGAACTATTTTTTGTTACCCCTCCCAAGTTTTAGGCTAgtttaggaatttaaaaaaaaacaccagtcTCATCTATAAGTTATCTTAAaatatctgtttatttttactttcagaCTCCACATACTTGATTTTATGTATAATGTCTACTTCAGAATGCTTTGATCTACGCCTCAGGCATATAACAAAATTGGACGACAATGTGGTTACACTGTCTGAAATATTTCACACGCATTTAAAAATGGAGAAGTGCCTAGATAATGTTGCTATACATAAAGTTACACCATTTCACAAACTTTACGGCGCTATGGTGGTTTTTCAGGATAATATTGAGAACACTAAGATAATGAGTGTAAAAGTTTATACACGGTAAGTtggtgatatttatttatttatgattcattcattcattcgttcgttcattcattcattcattcattcatttataagacacaccagcaattaattgtaacatcattcataaaaaaaaaattatgtgttagaattacaaattctatcttcatattgaagtagcatagttttaattttttttatatagtgatATTTAtcgtaccaagcagatggcccacctggaTAGTGAGTGCAAAACCAACCCCattaacaaagcaacactttggATGGCATAAAGAAGCATATCTTACAAAGTGTTGCCCAGTGTCCCATCAACCTGAGTCATCAGTGTTAATTCTCATGTTccagtaattacaccagcaataTTGCCCTTCTGCCCTTTaaaatcggtgatagcctagtggccagtgcatatattacaaaccattGGTTGCAATTTACACatagaatcaatttaaaaacatgcaattAAGTAGATAAGTTccgtttttacacgctttatattagcttcactttgtatgtatgtttgtatgtttgtaaccgacttctttggacgctattttgacccactttaaacggtcagattttgtaaaaactttgtagacatatcgaccgatgacaatacactaatttgaaaagattattccaattttcaatataaaaaataaggttttttagttttttcgaactattaattacaattactacagcgccatctagacccaaatgtaaaaaacctatggcgttaccaacagatggcgttcgcgtacctaacagcgAAATCTAAGGTAAAATTCttattccacagaaaacattaagctactagatggtagagggcgttagctgttacctTTTAATgggcttttttaaataataattagaacttgcatttcgagagatgCTCTGATCGGGCACTCAGCTTAGCAGCACCCGCGTAGGGACTCTTATGGTAGTTACGTCTTAATATAGATTCCTGAGCGGGTAATGGGGCTCTTACCGTACACATTAATagtttggaaaataattacagttacttagagttatcacggaattgatagtagattagatcaaataacagtttaaaataataaccaaaaagtagaaaagtaataatagtttaaaaaaactaaaaaacccgaactaaaaaatagaaaataaattttaataaatttaaattaagaatagtgtaaaaaatttcaataattatgaAAGCGATTATAAAGCTTTGAAAAAAATACTTCGTTACATTAATTTTTACGGCCAAGGGTGCAAGATCCATACGGACAGACATCCGGACGTCctcgaatatttttgtaatttaatgttttttctactgtaaagaaattaattgtttttaaaaaatatgaaatacgttttgtaatgtgtttttaatattatcatataagTGCAATGTGAGAATTATACAGTCATTTTTAGTTTCGAAAAGCCCTTGACTTTCATATATCGGGTGTAGAGAATCAGAAGCAAAAGAAAAGTTGAccacctttttttaaattcgacAACTCCTTTCACAGGTTCCCTTCTCAGGTATTGGCGTTAATGCACTACATATACGACGCTGTACCATATAGAATAATTGCGACAACATCCGACTACAAGATATCAGAAATTAACAACGATCTGTCAAGTTACAACGAAAAGTCGCAAACGACTGAAGATATCAATTATATAGGTTGTGCATCATCAGTTatgaatcaaataaaattaataaatgaacatATTAATGAATGCACGATAAAGATGAGCCAAGATAGAAGCGCAGCGATCCAGAATAAAGTTGGGATCGAAGTAGACATGATGGCTCTAGGTGTGCCCAAATATTTAGAgttcagaaaaaaaatacttgaagaAAACTTGATGGGAATTAAAAGTATATCATTCAACGAAACCCCTTCATCTGATGATGCTGATCCGGACTGTATGATCATTGatgatttttaaatgaaaaataaatgtgataaTAAAGTTAGAGCTACGGTCATCAAGGTTAAACGCGTGACTGAAGAATTTATGGATGTTTTGAATTTAGATAAGAATTCATAACGTTAAAATTTAGATATGAGTTATTCTCAAAAATAATCATGAATGTGTAATGTTGGACAATCCATAATCAGATACTGATGTGGATCATTGATGTTTGATATTTGTATTTCTTAAACAATTGTGATTGTGCCAAACGGGCTGAGTAACTAAAGTTGAATATAAGAAGATGGAAGTACAGGGCATGAAAAGTAATGTGATTATTTTActgtgatttttatatttattttaacatatgcttggacaataaacacatcgccatccaactcctaaagtaagcgtagcttgtgttataagtgctaagatgagtgatgaataatGTGAATAAACACTTTTATATACAGTCActgaaatcattcatgttcatcacacaaccgttttccagttgtgggaatcgaacccacagccttggactcaaacaGCGGTTACTACACCAATTGCcgtagaaattttaaaattaaaaaaacttaactaagTTTTCAAGttacaaaagttttaagttaagtaacaaaagttttaagttaagtaacaaaagtttaaaatacacATACAATTATTCAGGTAAAGCTTTATACAGTATAATATTTGTCATTTGATGGTTTTGGgtatgcaaattttatttatttaggatttagaaatttacatatttacaaatatttgaagagttctcaAAGGGAACTAGGGAAGTTTAATTCCAAAAAAATCCAATATCTGATACTGACTTAGATAGCCTTCTTTGGCAATTATTTATAGTTGAAAACTTAAAATCACTGTGTTATGGAATACGAATTTAGTAACTGAAGTTGAAGATAAGAAAGTTGAAGTACAGGGAATGAAAGATAAATGTGATTGTTTTGTACTTGTTTAGTAGCAAATATTTTATGGCTttacatgtattttattataatttagacaAAAATGCTTGAACAGTTCTCAAACGAAATTaagaatgtttaattttaaggaAATCCATCATCAGATACTTATGTGAACAGCATGATCATAGACAATTGAtgattgaaaatttataaaaattgttatctACATTGTAACTTAGTAACTTAAGTTGAAGATaagataaagattttaaaaagattttcgtggataatatataataatatatttcttaaatatagttaaacaggtacacaccacgataatatttatgTGCGGGACCGCGATCCATGGATCTACTGGGTCGTAATAtagacaaatccaaaaatattatagtggtatgtacccgttaaactatacttaagaaaagaAGATAAGATAGTTGAACTGCATggagttaaaaataaatgtgattATTTTGCTCTTATTTAgtagtaaaaatgtttaaaaacttCACAAAGGTAATTAAGAATGTTtcattttaagtaagtaaatcTGTATTCAGTTACTGGTGTAGACTGGCTTAATCATTAACTATCATAGTTTTGGTAGCAAAAAATgtatggtttattttttattatttatggtaataattgacggaccaagcagatggctcacctgatggtgacCACCGTCTATAAACAGACcaactttgcagggcatgcaaggaacacgctcTGCGAcagtcgccctgtgtccatcaagttCGAACGTAAGTGTTAAGTCTCacgtgcctttaattacaccgacCGAAACACagcgttgcaacaatgctgcttagccgcagaaataagtatgttacttccccagacgagttctgtcacaaaaaaacgtCTACCAAGTTCTAGGATCTAAGGTACTACAAAGTTCGGCTTTGGGTGTGCCGATATatagaatgtaaataaaatacttaaaagagGACAACAAGGtcattgaatttcaaaaataaatgcgATTTTCGAAGATTGTTTAAGTAAccaacattatgaaaattaagcttgatttgctatactccgcgaaagcaggagaatctgtatggtgtaatttataatttcttcaatccttatactccacaccaaatagatctttggcaatgtaccctctacgcacgtttcgctctgaaaccggcgcatcctcaggagttgttgactttacaattaataattgttaagctacTATCCCAGTTTTAAGATATAAAAACTTTGATATAGGATAaagtaaattgtttaaaaaaatgtgtgtcaAGTTTTGGAATTTAGCTTTACTtcagaatatgttaaaataaataaaacaacgttcataaatacaatatttttattaaaaattataatgcttattatattataattacaataaaataaaaaaataaaattcatatttaattcaGACTTTGTCTATTTATTAAGCTTAcctaatacaattttatattacctctgactaaacttataataaaacagtgACATAGCCTCGACTTATGTAAACTGGTTACTTGTTATTAGCCTTACATCAGCGACACTGTTGTGTTCCATCACTGTTActtaactattatatatataaaagagaaagtatgtgggtatgttccgtataggctccgaaacggctggaccgatttcaatgaatctttcagggaatctccggattgacctggcgagtaatcctgtaaagtttagtgacaatcggagcactcctatttttgaactactATGGTGATagtctattgttgggtgtacatgggtgtagaaaatgatcttcacccgctcgagaagagaatagaacagaatgaatacggagagatataaatgatctaatatattatgagacttaaattaaaaattgaatgatgtaagtttattgtttaaataaaataaagcaaaagccggcgaagcgggctgggtacgctagttgaaaataaaaatgaaaactcGGTGCTTATGGAACTCTCTGTATCGAGGGCGAGTGAGAGAAAGATATCTCGCGAGTGATAGATAGGGTCTTTAACTCTAGCGTAAAGAATATTCGAATTGTTGTTATTTCCATTAAGGCTGTttattaagtaagtaggtatgttaacgtgataatatttttaatattgcataCACAACGGTTCTTATAAACAATTACCCAGGGTGGTTTGGAATACTAGAGGCCTATTCTGCAAACTGATAATTTAAGCAAAATTGATTtggactttaataataaaagttacgCGCGTTACGCCGGAAATCGAAACCTTAACTGCCGGTTTACACGATGCATTGCGGCAATAGCGCGACACCTGAGCCGCTACGGTGTTTTACATGGTATGTACAGCGTTGCAATACACTCGCGTCGGATTTTTTATCATTAAGACAAGGTGGGGAGGGCCACCtcgttttaatgaaaaaaaaatgcttacgCGTTGCCACAAAGAGAAAAGTAGAAACCGCTGCGGCGATGCGCATGTCTGACTGCAAATGCGGTGAGATCTTTCCAGTGCGGCGCCTTAACGCGCCGATTGGAAGTGGAGGCCCGAGCCCCGCAATAGGCGTTGATAAAggactataattaaaatcattgcccgttgataaaataaatgatttatgatGAGATACTAATTATATTAGtgcttaaaaacttttttatatttattagtgttttcaatgttatttaatatttgggGCGCATCTTAAACAGGGgcaaaagtataataattaatgtaagaGGCGAACGGAGAAACGCGCTTTCGCGTTCCTAGTCACAGTTAATTAAGTACCCAAACCCAAAACTATGTCACTGCTGATTAAGAGTAGTTTACATCAACCGAGTCATTCTGCATTGTTTCTCCAGAACTTAAATCGTAAGTTACTCAGTTCAGCAACTCGCTTGATGTAAGCTAGGCTTAAGTATTACAACAATACTGTATGTAAAGAGAGcatataatacagataattatttgtttcattttttaaaGGTTTAACAGACACttgatgttttttattaaatcctttttgtttttacctgtcttacaattatttaagtaaGCTTTTcggttcgattttttttaattaatacaatacaattgttttttttaaaacatactctatactaaaaagtaaagaaaatattgttcACATCATACGACATGTTAGAAAAAAAGCCACAAGgggaaattcatcaatttctttatgctaaaataaaaaaaagcaaatctaAATTACTTTGTCGATTATACTTATAGAATTACTTATTAGTTActataattatgtatttcacTTAATAGATTGGTTTAATTTTCAAAGATGAGCTTTAAATGTGAAACAGACGCAACCGTAAAAGCCGGTCTGAGCCGCCAATGGGATTGCGGGAAGCACAGTGAGCGCTAAAACGAATTCTCttttatatgatttaaaaaagaatattagaagaagaagaatattgttgttctaaaaaaattatctgcacattatgtttttgactttgcaatatttttttgatttaagtTGTGaagtttcacatctgccaggagTCCGGCTACTACcgctcagttttttttaattaatacaaaaaacacaatttatattattattataaaaaatataacagaccTTTTAATAGTAACAAAATTAATCTACTAAAAATAACGTCAATATTCAATACCCGGTTTATTCCTGTTGCTAGCaccatatatcagcttttataaaataaacacaataatttattacgataatattatattctccTAAAATACCCACAACCGAAAAATATGCGTTGGGAATAATCAATCTTTGGAATAAGCTATGAAACAGTTTAATACTAAGTTTGGAAGTTACTTTCTGAGTTAAAAATAGTTTCTAAGTTAAATTGAACGAATATATGGATTACCATCTCGAAAAATCTTTACGTTATATTCTGAATTAATCATATCGAATTTATTCCTTTTTGATGCAGGTTGATAATATAGCTAAGTATTCAAAGAAAGATTTTTCTTTGCATAGTGTTTGTGATGACTTTGGTTAGTGTTTCAGTGTTGTTAATCCTAATTGGTTATTCCCAACAAATAACAACCAAATAGTGTGTGCTCTATTACATAACGGAGGGGATTCGAAATATTTGCATTTAGCGTACAATTTGTCGCACATTGCTGCAATAGGCGTTAGTAACGTACATACTACAAAACCGGTCAAGTGAAATTGGAACCAGATTTTCTCACAATCGTTCGTAACTTGGAAACAAAATTTATCACTTATcagaaactaaaattaaattggcaggACTAAAAAATTGttctatctatataatatataaaaaataggacggtagtaaataaaataagtattaagttTGTAGGGACGAAGGGGAAAAAGATGTTGGTTTACTAAACAGAACGTTACACAAGATCGCTTTGAAAACCGTTTTGCTTgattataaattgtatgttCTTAAGCCCAAAAAATTTTTGGCTCCGTCGCCTTAACGACTCTTGCGCCAATGTGCGATCATCTTAAAACCCCACTCCGGAGCAATCTATATTTGTCAGGTACTAGGAAGCCAAAATCTGCTGCCTGACTctgtttaatatttacaaaaagtcAATTTATCTAGCTATCTAtcatacacaaaataaaaactattatttttacagtataaaccctagatataatattaaggtTGTAGATAAAAATctcttactaaaataataagataataaattaaacttgataaacaaaaatattatgactATATTTACTAAACATTCTGTTTAAGATCTAATTATACTATTATTGCATTGCACGTCCGGCCTATTTTCGTcaaattataactaaataaaattaatttacacaATTTATGTCAGAGGTATTGTATGTATTATCTACAttctcaatatatataaaatacatctaaaatatacttacaatacTATTTAATTGTATTACCATTATATTGCACTCATTTAATTATTGCACAAATTTCACTGGCTATCATTTTCACTTCtaactttaatttttcttcTACTGTCTTTTAGcactttaatagtgttttttatgttttcgttATTAGCCTGTAATTTCTGGCAATTACCAAAATACACTGAGTGTGTTTCTACACTTTCAGCACCGGATTCACTTCGAGCTTCGTCTTCAGTATCGTCACTTTCAGTGCAACTTGCTATTTTtgcaataacaatatttttgccTTGCAGCTCTTTTTGAAATTGTTTGGAACTAGTCGAGTCACTGCTTAGGTAACCAGAATCTTCGATATTGGTACCTCTTTTCCGCCTAAATTTAGTCCT encodes the following:
- the LOC120633249 gene encoding uncharacterized protein LOC120633249 → MDQSRVYIRQALNKLLPSSIIGEVTCFVFYDHHPSDQRSLDVTVYTNSGEVLEYNQRELVSSLRLQTVSEVTNLEILRNNKCELFYLVAAKDEILILSTKDNLRIHNRVTNVGSYTLDDVECTGQACLNIIRSDDAVPLVFDDNFTKLTESESVFTKMQLPQEEKAIKNIQSEESLPIVKQLMTKLTAAKYTTKHNETKYNDYVNMRQAAAFSLYQKETFKSNDAVSKLGLYEVSNILQVTVKPPVVKMCNQKVVIIINLRNNNNVPIKEICVLLLSESKQAIEYSTKVFENTLKSPHWKESDAQITSYNEATVVAVVNLAELQFDEMSRIDFEIAVSFTKSGKTHMLPIESVSISPMDVMGENFDVLFCSDVDSTYLILCIMSTSECFDLRLRHITKLDDNVVTLSEIFHTHLKMEKCLDNVAIHKVTPFHKLYGAMVVFQDNIENTKIMSVKVYTRFPSQVLALMHYIYDAVPYRIIATTSDYKISEINNDLSSYNEKSQTTEDINYIGCASSVMNQIKLINEHINECTIKMSQDRSAAIQNKVGIEVDMMALGVPKYLEFRKKILEENLMGIKSISFNETPSSDDADPDCMIIDDF